Genomic window (Streptomyces sp. SLBN-31):
CGCGGGTCTCCTTGGGCGGGGAGGCCACGGCGACGGAGCCGTCGGCGGCGTGGCGCCAGGGCAGGCCGCCCCGGGCCACCTGCGTGCCGACGCCGGCCGGGGTGTAGAACGCCGGGATGCCGGCGCCTCCCGCGCGCAGGCGTTCGGCGAGGGTGCCCTGCGGCACCAGTTCCACCTCCAGCTCTCCGGACAGGTACTGGCGGGCGAACTCCTTGTTCTCGCCGACGTAGGAGCCGGTGACGCGGGCGATGCGGCCCGCGGCGAGCAGGATTCCGAGACCTCGGCCGTCCACGCCGCAGTTGTTGGAGACGACCCGCAGACCGCCCGCCCCCTGTTCGTGCAGCGCGCGGATGAGGGTTTCGGGTACGCCGCTGAGGCCGAAGCCGCCGACGGCCAGCGAGGCGCCGTCGGGGATGTCGGCGACCGCCTCGGCGGCGCTCACGCGGACCTTGTTCATGCGGGGGAGTCCTTTCAGCAGGTCGCGCCGGGCAGGACGGCGGACCAGCCGCC
Coding sequences:
- a CDS encoding CoA transferase subunit A, encoding MNKVRVSAAEAVADIPDGASLAVGGFGLSGVPETLIRALHEQGAGGLRVVSNNCGVDGRGLGILLAAGRIARVTGSYVGENKEFARQYLSGELEVELVPQGTLAERLRAGGAGIPAFYTPAGVGTQVARGGLPWRHAADGSVAVASPPKETRDFAGRPHVLEHGITTDFALVRAWRGDRHGNLRFRGAASNFNPLAAMAGRVTVAEVEELVEPGDLRPDDIHLPGVFVQRVVELTAAQAADKQIEKRTVRS